In Comamonas koreensis, the genomic stretch GCTGCCTGGCCCACCTCAAGCGGCTGTTCGGCGATGACTGCCGCCCCAATCTGTGCTGGGAAGCCTCCTATTTTCAGCTGCATATGTTTGCCAACGCCTTTCGCCGCTCGGGCAGCGACACCATCAGCGAGTTGCTGCCTCACCTGCTGGGCAGCGAGTTTGATGCCCCCCAGGGGCGTGTGCGCATCGATCCCGGCAACCACCACACCTGGGTCTACCCCCGCATTGGGCGGGCCAATGCGCAAGGGGAGTTCACCATACTGCGCGAGGCCAAACGTGCCGTATCGCCGGATCCTTATCTGGTCACCCATTCCTTGGGCGACTGGACGGCCAAGATCGAGGTCTGAGCGTGAACCCGCAGCAGCCCCGCGCCACCTCGCAGCACCTCAAGGAGCTGCGCCAACTCAAAATCATCCTGATGCACCCCGAGGATGCCGATGGCTTGCTGCTGGCCCAGCAGCTCCAGCGCATTGGCTGCCAGGTGCGCAGCGTCTGGCCACCGGTGCAGCAATTGCCGGACGACCCGGATATCGTCCTGTTGGCGGTACGCCCTGATTTTCTGCACCTGCGCATGCCTTGGGCGAGCGGCGAGCAGGCGCCTGCGCTGGTCGCGGTGGTGAACTATGAAAACCCCACCATTGTGTCTGCCGTGCTGGAGCTCAAGGCCCAGGCCGTCCTGCCTTCGCCCATACGCTCCTTTGGCCTGCTCTCCACCTTGGTTGTCGCGCGCCAGATGCACAAGGAGCACCGGCAGATGCAGCAACATGTGCACAAGCTGCAAAACAAGCTGCTGGGCCAACGCCGTGTGACCGACGCCAAAGCCATCCTCATTGCCACCCACCAGGTCAGTGAAGACCGCGCCTACGAAATGCTGCGCGAGCAGGCCATGAAAAAGCGCGTATCCGTCGAAGACATCGCCCAGGCCATCATCAGTGCGAGCGAATTGTTGGGGATGAAA encodes the following:
- a CDS encoding ANTAR domain-containing response regulator, yielding MNPQQPRATSQHLKELRQLKIILMHPEDADGLLLAQQLQRIGCQVRSVWPPVQQLPDDPDIVLLAVRPDFLHLRMPWASGEQAPALVAVVNYENPTIVSAVLELKAQAVLPSPIRSFGLLSTLVVARQMHKEHRQMQQHVHKLQNKLLGQRRVTDAKAILIATHQVSEDRAYEMLREQAMKKRVSVEDIAQAIISASELLGMKGKPE